The segment TGCGGCGCTGCCCGAAACCGTCCCAGTCGTCGATGATCGTGACCCCGGCCCGGTCCGCCGGCACCACGACCAGGGCGACGGAATCGTGATCGGTGGTCGCCGTGGTGGTCAGATAGTCGGAGAACAGGGTGCCGGTGCTGTAGAACTTTTCGCCGTCCAACCGGAAACCGCCGGTCGGGGTGGGCAACAACCGGGTGTTGAACACCAGGCTGCCGACGGCCTGGGTACCCTTCTCGCTGAATGCGTTGCCGAAGATCTTGCCCGCTGCGACACGATCGAGCCAGGTGTGCGACCGGGAGCGCAGCCGCTCCTCGACGAACCAGAAGTGGGCACGGAAGATGTGCGCGACGATCGGGTCGGCCTGGGCGACGTCGATCACCGCGGAGAACAGTTGCGGCACGGTGAATCCCGCACCACCGAACTCGGCGGGCAGCCGCAGCGTGCCGAATCCGGCGCGTTTGAGGGCAGTCACCTGGTCGAAAGGGTTCTCGTCGTTGAGGTCTCGGTCTCGTGCCCCGGAGGCGATGCTGCTCAGCAGATCCTTCCATTGCGTTGACCCGGGCAGGACGTGCTGATTGTGTGCGACGGTTGTCATGTCGACCATGTGTACCGGCGGTGACCGGCGTGGCGCACTGCTTGGGATCACCGCGATCCTGAGAGTGATCCTGTGACTGTTCGGCGGGAACGGGGCAGAATGGTCGGTGATGACGATGTCCGCCAAGCGCCGCCGGGCCCACGACAAGCTCGCCGCCCTGCCCGGTGTGCGCCCGGTCCGCCGGCCGGTCGCCCGCACCGGGGATGCGGCGTTCGACCTGTACTACGTGCGGGTCGGCCGTAAAACGGCGCATCCGGTGGTCGTCATCCCCGGTGGCCCGGGGTTGGCGTCGGTGGCGCCGTACCGCGCGTTCCGCCGGCATGCGGCCGCCGCCGGGTGCGATGTCATCATGATCGAGCACCGCGGTGTGGGGTTGTCCCGCCACGACGACGACGGTGCGGATCTGCCGCCGGAGGCGATCACCGTCAAGCAGGTGGTCGACGATGTCGCGGCCGTGCTCGACGACGCCGGTGTCGCGACCGCGCACATCTACGGCAGCTCCTACGGTTCCTATATCGCGGCCGGTGTCGGCGTGCGTCATCCCGGCCGGGTCGCCGGGATGGTGCTGGACTCCCCGGTGCTCTCGGCCGGGGATATCGACGAGATGCGGACCGCGATCCGCGGCCTGCTCTGGGACGGGACCGAGGAGCCGGGCGGTGCGGGCGAACCCTCGCCCGACCTGGCACTCAAGGTCAGGACGCTGGCCGAGGAGGGGATGAAGCTCGACGGCTCGGCCCAGGTTGCCAGCATGGTCTACGAGTACGGCGGTGTGCACCTGCTCGATCGCCAGCTCGACCTGCTGCTGCGCGGCCGGACGCTGCTGTGGGCGGGACTGAGCACGCTGCTGCGGATCACCCAGCGCAAGACGCCCTACCGCCACGAGGACGACCTGGTGGCCCGAATTGCGTTCCGCGAGCTGAATTTCGCCGGTGAGCCCGACGGGCTACCGCTGGATCCCTCGGTGGTGATGCGGGAAATCCACGATCCGGAACAGGAATTCGAGCGTGAGCCGTTTGACCTGGTTGCCGCGATGCCCGAATTCGACTGGCCCACCGCGGTGCTCTCCGGTGGACGCGATCTCACCACGCCGCCCGCGGTGGCGCGGCAGGTGGCCGATCTGATCCCGCACGCCACCTTGGTGACGTTGCCCACCGCCGGTCACAGCGTGCTCGATACCAGGGAGCGGGCAGCCCTGGAGGTGATCGGTGCGCTGCGGATCGGGGCGGTCGGCACGCTCGCCGAGCGCGGCGTGGAATTGGACCGGCTACCCGTCAATCCGATTGTGCGGGCCGCGATCACGGTGATCGCGGCGGCGGCCGCACTCGAATCCACCCTGCCCGCGGCGGTGCCGCGGATCGTCTCGCGGATCAGGGTTTCATGAAACCGATCGCCGAGTAGTTGATGTCCCCGATACCGGTGGGGCCGTAGTTCGCCAGGGTGCTGCGGACGGCGACGTTACCCGGCGCCTGGAACAACGGCAGACTGTGCCCCTCGGCCCAGATCATCTTGTCGAGTTCGTTGGCGAGTTCGCGCGCCTTGCCCTGGTCCAGTTCGGAGAGCGTCTCTTCGATCTTGGCGTCGATCTCGGCGCTGCCGATCTTGCCGTAGTTGCTCTCGCCCTGGGCGGCATAGATCTGGGTCAGGCTGGCCAACGGGAACGCGTCGCCGCCCCAGCCGAACTGGGCCATATCGAAGTTCCCGATGGTGACGTAGTCGGGGAACAGGGCGCCCCCGGCGGCCGGCACCAACTCCAGGTTGATGCCGATCTGGGCCAGCTGATTCTGCGCGATCTGGGCGACCGCGCGGGTGCTCGCGCCGTCGTAGAAGACGTTGCGAATCTTCAGCTGCTTGCCGTCCTTCTCCCGGAACTGGCCGTTCTGCACCCAGCCCAGTTCGTCGAGTTCGCGTTTGGCCGCCTCCGGATCGAAGCCGATGCTGTTGTCCTGGTAGCCCTCCTGGCCGGCCAGGTAGATGTGGTTGTTCAGCGCCGCCGGATTGTCGGCGAGACCACGCTGGGTCACCGCGGAGATGGCCTGGCGGTCGATGCCTTTCATCACCGCGGTGCGCAACCCGGGATCGGCGAGGATGGCGCCCTCGTTGCCGTTGATCGTGAAGTGATACCAGTTCGGGGCCGGGGCACGCCGGATGCTGATCCCCTGGGTGCGCTTGGCATTCTCCAGATCGTCCAGCGAGGCCAAACCCACCGAGTCCAGGGCGTTGTTCTGCAGCGCCGGGATCACCGCGGCGTCGTCGAGCACGGTGTAGGTG is part of the Mycobacterium adipatum genome and harbors:
- a CDS encoding acyl-CoA dehydrogenase family protein, giving the protein MTLRIAVIPSSAPRRSPPVHMVDMTTVAHNQHVLPGSTQWKDLLSSIASGARDRDLNDENPFDQVTALKRAGFGTLRLPAEFGGAGFTVPQLFSAVIDVAQADPIVAHIFRAHFWFVEERLRSRSHTWLDRVAAGKIFGNAFSEKGTQAVGSLVFNTRLLPTPTGGFRLDGEKFYSTGTLFSDYLTTTATTDHDSVALVVVPADRAGVTIIDDWDGFGQRRTGTGTTTFTGVAVAAEEILSDSPYDAEPVPTIQYASLQLYIHAVVAGVLANVVDDGVELLRSRERSFSHALSERPADDPLLQRQLGELASVAYIARTAVLDAAAALGAATDSEVDGVPDADLAAEAQLKVAKVKVHLDDVAPIAATRLLELGGASAASRQRNLDRHWRNIRTITLHNPVGLKARVVGQNLLHGTAIPANAYF
- a CDS encoding alpha/beta fold hydrolase, with the translated sequence MTMSAKRRRAHDKLAALPGVRPVRRPVARTGDAAFDLYYVRVGRKTAHPVVVIPGGPGLASVAPYRAFRRHAAAAGCDVIMIEHRGVGLSRHDDDGADLPPEAITVKQVVDDVAAVLDDAGVATAHIYGSSYGSYIAAGVGVRHPGRVAGMVLDSPVLSAGDIDEMRTAIRGLLWDGTEEPGGAGEPSPDLALKVRTLAEEGMKLDGSAQVASMVYEYGGVHLLDRQLDLLLRGRTLLWAGLSTLLRITQRKTPYRHEDDLVARIAFRELNFAGEPDGLPLDPSVVMREIHDPEQEFEREPFDLVAAMPEFDWPTAVLSGGRDLTTPPAVARQVADLIPHATLVTLPTAGHSVLDTRERAALEVIGALRIGAVGTLAERGVELDRLPVNPIVRAAITVIAAAAALESTLPAAVPRIVSRIRVS
- a CDS encoding ABC transporter family substrate-binding protein, yielding MSAIRRLLAVGAAVTLALTGCSSPDTSVPSAGGEAELGATADINPQDPATLAQGGNLRLALTGFPPNFNYLHVDGNLAELGRMLRATLPRAFVIKPDGEMTVNSDYFTSVELTSTDPQVVTYTINPKAVWSDGSPITWEDMAAQINATSGKDKRFLFASPNGSERVASVTKGVDDRQAVITFDRHFADWRGMFAGNAMLASKAVTSDPEAFNKGFLNGPSVSAGPFMISTVDRGAQRIILTRNPKWWGTPPLLDSITYTVLDDAAVIPALQNNALDSVGLASLDDLENAKRTQGISIRRAPAPNWYHFTINGNEGAILADPGLRTAVMKGIDRQAISAVTQRGLADNPAALNNHIYLAGQEGYQDNSIGFDPEAAKRELDELGWVQNGQFREKDGKQLKIRNVFYDGASTRAVAQIAQNQLAQIGINLELVPAAGGALFPDYVTIGNFDMAQFGWGGDAFPLASLTQIYAAQGESNYGKIGSAEIDAKIEETLSELDQGKARELANELDKMIWAEGHSLPLFQAPGNVAVRSTLANYGPTGIGDINYSAIGFMKP